One genomic segment of Hordeum vulgare subsp. vulgare chromosome 2H, MorexV3_pseudomolecules_assembly, whole genome shotgun sequence includes these proteins:
- the LOC123429638 gene encoding probable transcription factor At5g28040, translated as MLPAGDGSSAAVAALSFTDADGDDYSEDGDFTGAPFLEPPDSSLPDPTSSSATALLPAGGSGGQASSGGERRPLFQRLWTEEDEIVILRGFAEFTAARGTAFASHQYDTDPFYEDMRRRLQLDFSKSQLVEKLRRLKRKYRNCVSRLRGSGAAFSFRSPHEQAIFEIARNIWRPTNKHGRDPSADSDDEEAVVAAAVVAPTAAPANTSPNGEVKSPSGRQRRRRRSVESAAPTAPTPAPVPVPATILVQPPQQVQVPVSVPVKMDNSLPALPQAPMPVTVTMDGSEPLRFPVMSPQSGVVDVEKNFLTPLFKEMIHAVVNIGSNPFGVKLPELPNGLPMEGEKWRNQRILELEVYLKRIELLQDQVKATLEELKSSTPRT; from the coding sequence ATGCTTCCGGCCGGCGATGGATCCTCTGCCGCCGTCGCCGCTCTCTCTTTCACCGATGCGGACGGCGACGACTACTCCGAGGACGGCGACTTCACCGGCGCCCCGTTCCTCGAACCGCCCGATTCGAGTCTCCCcgaccccacctcctcctccgccaccgccctgCTCCCCGCGGGTGGAAGCGGTGGCCAAGCCTCGTCGGGCGGCGAGCGGCGGCCCCTCTTCCAGCGTCTCTGGACGGAGGAGGATGAGATCGTCATCCTCCGCGGGTTCGCGGAGTTCACCGCCGCCCGCGGCACGGCGTTCGCGTCGCACCAGTACGACACGGACCCGTTCTACGAGGACATGCGCCGCCGCCTCCAGCTCGACTTCTCCAAGAGCCAGCTCGTCGAGAAGCTCCGCCGCCTGAAGCGCAAGTATCGCAACTGCGTCTCCCGCCTCCGCGGGTCCGGCGCTGCCTTCTCCTTCCGCTCCCCGCACGAGCAGGCCATTTTCGAGATCGCGCGCAACATCTGGCGGCCCACGAATAAGCACGGCCGGGATCCCTCGGCCGACTCCGACGACGAAGAGGCTGTGGTTGCCGCTGCGGTGGTCGCTCCCACAGCTGCCCCTGCGAACACCAGTCCCAATGGGGAAGTCAAGTCCCCCTCAGGGCGGCAGCGCCGCCGTAGACGCTCGGTGGAATCAGCAGCTCCCACTGCCCCCACCCCTGCCCCTGTCCCTGTCCCTGCCACCATTTTGGTGCAGCCTCCTCAACAAGTGCAGGTGCCTGTGTCAGTCCCTGTCAAGATGGATAACTCGTTACCAGCACTGCCCCAGGCTCCAATGCCTGTGACAGTGACCATGGATGGCTCAGAGCCTCTCAGATTTCCGGTCATGTCACCTCAGTCAGGAGTTGTCGACGTCGAGAAGAATTTTCTGACGCCTCTGTTTAAGGAGATGATTCATGCTGTGGTAAATATTGGATCCAATCCGTTTGGGGTGAAACTGCCTGAGCTGCCGAACGGGTTGCCTATGGAAGGGGAGAAATGGAGAAATCAACGAATTCTGGAGCTGGAGGTGTACTTGAAGCGGATCGAACTGCTGCAGGACCAGGTGAAGGCAACGCTTGAGGAGCTCAAGTCCTCCACACCTAGGACTTGA